A genome region from Hevea brasiliensis isolate MT/VB/25A 57/8 chromosome 9, ASM3005281v1, whole genome shotgun sequence includes the following:
- the LOC110647859 gene encoding uncharacterized protein LOC110647859 isoform X2, translated as MVLVQSSKLSLPSSSTQTNSFLLEPNSLSLALMHSDSSLSLFPSLPFPSLTSLPSKPQTLIPPPSSSSSFILLHHHHLAHPRVLFLVAGPHKGGSQILLRFYILKSNNVFSKSQVVCNQKGLGFDSKFGVLVDVNHGVSIKVVGSINFFVMYSVSNRNVWVFALKPIGDGDGDGVGDAVKLMRCAVIECCLPVWSISISFGYLILGEDNGVRVFNLRQLVKGNVKRVKSSNSNGNLDFNGKLDSKGLRLPNGVIGGDHHSSSIVCNGSLDAKIDKHYVSVKHRSVRCRHDSGEGGACFVAFKSKEVEGSKSTVKAVSIQALSPKNFMILDSTGDLHMLCLSNPVGGSNISSHMMHLPHSMKVQKLAVLPDISSRIQTFWISDGFHSVHMMTASEMDPVIKNDGDESQEKLMQISVIQAIFAAEKIQDLVPLAANAFLILGQGNVWAYAIP; from the exons ATGGTACTTGTCCAATCCTCCAAACTCTCTCTCCCTTCCTCTTCGACTCAGACAAACTCCTTTCTTCTGGAGCCAAACTCTCTCTCTCTAGCCTTAATGCATTCTGattcctccctctctctctttccTTCCCTTCCCTTTCCCTCCCTTACCTCTCTCCCCTCCAAACCCCAAACCCTAATCCCTCCTCCCTCCTCTTCGTCCTCCTTCATCCTCCTCCACCACCATCACCTCGCTCACCCCAGAGTTCTCTTCCTTGTTGCTGGCCCACATAAGGGTGGCTCCCAGATCCTTCTCAGGTTCTATATTCTCAAGAGTAACAATGTTTTCAGTAAGTCTCAAGTTGTTTGCAACCAGAAGGGACTTGGGTTTGATTCAAAGTTTGGAGTTTTAGTGGATGTGAATCATGGGGTTTCGATAAAGGTTGTTGGgtctattaatttttttgtcatgtATTCAGTTTCTAACCGGAATGTTTGGGTTTTTGCATTGAAACCCATTGGTGATGGTGACGGTGATGGTGTTGGCGATGCGGTTAAATTGATGAGGTGTGCTGTCATTGAGTGTTGTCTGCCGGTTTGGTCCATTAGTATTTCTTTTGGGTACTTGATTTTGGGGGAGGATAATGGAGTTAGGGTTTTCAATTTGAGGCAGCTAGTGAAAGGGAATGTTAAGAGAGTTAAGAGTTCAAATTCAAATGGGAATTTGGATTTTAATGGGAAATTGGACAGTAAAGGGTTGAGATTGCCAAATGGGGTGATTGGAGGTGATCATCATAGTAGTTCAATTGTTTGCAATGGTTCCCTGGATGCTAAGATTGATAAGCACTATGTTTCAG TTAAGCATAGGTCTGTAAGATGTAGACATGATTCTGGTGAAGGGGGTGCATGTTTTGTGGCCTTTAAGAGCAAAGAGGTCGAAGGCTCAAAATCAACTGTGAAAGCAGTTTCCATCCAGGCACTTTCCCCCAAAAATTTTATGATTTTGGACTCTACTGGAGACTTACATATGTTGTGCCTGTCTAACCCTGTTGGTGGATCAAACATCAGTTCGCACATGATGCATTTGCCTCACAGTATGAAAGTGCAAAAGTTGGCTGTTCTTCCTGATATTTCTTCAA GAATTCAAACTTTCTGGATATCAGATGGATTCCACTCGGTGCACATGATGACAGCATCTGAAATGGATCCTGTTATTAAAAATGATGGAGATGAGAGTCAGGAAAAGTTAATGCAAATCTCAG TTATTCAAGCAATATTTGCTGCTGAAAAGATACAAGATCTTGTTCCATTGGCGGCAAATGCCTTTCTGATTCTTGGACAAG GAAATGTATGGGCTTATGCAATTCCTTGA
- the LOC110647859 gene encoding uncharacterized protein LOC110647859 isoform X3 translates to MVLVQSSKLSLPSSSTQTNSFLLEPNSLSLALMHSDSSLSLFPSLPFPSLTSLPSKPQTLIPPPSSSSSFILLHHHHLAHPRVLFLVAGPHKGGSQILLRFYILKSNNVFSKSQVVCNQKGLGFDSKFGVLVDVNHGVSIKVVGSINFFVMYSVSNRNVWVFALKPIGDGDGDGVGDAVKLMRCAVIECCLPVWSISISFGYLILGEDNGVRVFNLRQLVKGNVKRVKSSNSNGNLDFNGKLDSKGLRLPNGVIGGDHHSSSIVCNGSLDAKIDKHYVSVKHRSVRCRHDSGEGGACFVAFKSKEVEGSKSTVKAVSIQALSPKNFMILDSTGDLHMLCLSNPVGGSNISSHMMHLPHSMKVQKLAVLPDISSIIQAIFAAEKIQDLVPLAANAFLILGQGNVWAYAIP, encoded by the exons ATGGTACTTGTCCAATCCTCCAAACTCTCTCTCCCTTCCTCTTCGACTCAGACAAACTCCTTTCTTCTGGAGCCAAACTCTCTCTCTCTAGCCTTAATGCATTCTGattcctccctctctctctttccTTCCCTTCCCTTTCCCTCCCTTACCTCTCTCCCCTCCAAACCCCAAACCCTAATCCCTCCTCCCTCCTCTTCGTCCTCCTTCATCCTCCTCCACCACCATCACCTCGCTCACCCCAGAGTTCTCTTCCTTGTTGCTGGCCCACATAAGGGTGGCTCCCAGATCCTTCTCAGGTTCTATATTCTCAAGAGTAACAATGTTTTCAGTAAGTCTCAAGTTGTTTGCAACCAGAAGGGACTTGGGTTTGATTCAAAGTTTGGAGTTTTAGTGGATGTGAATCATGGGGTTTCGATAAAGGTTGTTGGgtctattaatttttttgtcatgtATTCAGTTTCTAACCGGAATGTTTGGGTTTTTGCATTGAAACCCATTGGTGATGGTGACGGTGATGGTGTTGGCGATGCGGTTAAATTGATGAGGTGTGCTGTCATTGAGTGTTGTCTGCCGGTTTGGTCCATTAGTATTTCTTTTGGGTACTTGATTTTGGGGGAGGATAATGGAGTTAGGGTTTTCAATTTGAGGCAGCTAGTGAAAGGGAATGTTAAGAGAGTTAAGAGTTCAAATTCAAATGGGAATTTGGATTTTAATGGGAAATTGGACAGTAAAGGGTTGAGATTGCCAAATGGGGTGATTGGAGGTGATCATCATAGTAGTTCAATTGTTTGCAATGGTTCCCTGGATGCTAAGATTGATAAGCACTATGTTTCAG TTAAGCATAGGTCTGTAAGATGTAGACATGATTCTGGTGAAGGGGGTGCATGTTTTGTGGCCTTTAAGAGCAAAGAGGTCGAAGGCTCAAAATCAACTGTGAAAGCAGTTTCCATCCAGGCACTTTCCCCCAAAAATTTTATGATTTTGGACTCTACTGGAGACTTACATATGTTGTGCCTGTCTAACCCTGTTGGTGGATCAAACATCAGTTCGCACATGATGCATTTGCCTCACAGTATGAAAGTGCAAAAGTTGGCTGTTCTTCCTGATATTTCTTCAA TTATTCAAGCAATATTTGCTGCTGAAAAGATACAAGATCTTGTTCCATTGGCGGCAAATGCCTTTCTGATTCTTGGACAAG GAAATGTATGGGCTTATGCAATTCCTTGA
- the LOC110647859 gene encoding uncharacterized protein LOC110647859 isoform X1, whose amino-acid sequence MVLVQSSKLSLPSSSTQTNSFLLEPNSLSLALMHSDSSLSLFPSLPFPSLTSLPSKPQTLIPPPSSSSSFILLHHHHLAHPRVLFLVAGPHKGGSQILLRFYILKSNNVFSKSQVVCNQKGLGFDSKFGVLVDVNHGVSIKVVGSINFFVMYSVSNRNVWVFALKPIGDGDGDGVGDAVKLMRCAVIECCLPVWSISISFGYLILGEDNGVRVFNLRQLVKGNVKRVKSSNSNGNLDFNGKLDSKGLRLPNGVIGGDHHSSSIVCNGSLDAKIDKHYVSVKHRSVRCRHDSGEGGACFVAFKSKEVEGSKSTVKAVSIQALSPKNFMILDSTGDLHMLCLSNPVGGSNISSHMMHLPHSMKVQKLAVLPDISSRIQTFWISDGFHSVHMMTASEMDPVIKNDGDESQEKLMQISGFFIQAIFAAEKIQDLVPLAANAFLILGQGNVWAYAIP is encoded by the exons ATGGTACTTGTCCAATCCTCCAAACTCTCTCTCCCTTCCTCTTCGACTCAGACAAACTCCTTTCTTCTGGAGCCAAACTCTCTCTCTCTAGCCTTAATGCATTCTGattcctccctctctctctttccTTCCCTTCCCTTTCCCTCCCTTACCTCTCTCCCCTCCAAACCCCAAACCCTAATCCCTCCTCCCTCCTCTTCGTCCTCCTTCATCCTCCTCCACCACCATCACCTCGCTCACCCCAGAGTTCTCTTCCTTGTTGCTGGCCCACATAAGGGTGGCTCCCAGATCCTTCTCAGGTTCTATATTCTCAAGAGTAACAATGTTTTCAGTAAGTCTCAAGTTGTTTGCAACCAGAAGGGACTTGGGTTTGATTCAAAGTTTGGAGTTTTAGTGGATGTGAATCATGGGGTTTCGATAAAGGTTGTTGGgtctattaatttttttgtcatgtATTCAGTTTCTAACCGGAATGTTTGGGTTTTTGCATTGAAACCCATTGGTGATGGTGACGGTGATGGTGTTGGCGATGCGGTTAAATTGATGAGGTGTGCTGTCATTGAGTGTTGTCTGCCGGTTTGGTCCATTAGTATTTCTTTTGGGTACTTGATTTTGGGGGAGGATAATGGAGTTAGGGTTTTCAATTTGAGGCAGCTAGTGAAAGGGAATGTTAAGAGAGTTAAGAGTTCAAATTCAAATGGGAATTTGGATTTTAATGGGAAATTGGACAGTAAAGGGTTGAGATTGCCAAATGGGGTGATTGGAGGTGATCATCATAGTAGTTCAATTGTTTGCAATGGTTCCCTGGATGCTAAGATTGATAAGCACTATGTTTCAG TTAAGCATAGGTCTGTAAGATGTAGACATGATTCTGGTGAAGGGGGTGCATGTTTTGTGGCCTTTAAGAGCAAAGAGGTCGAAGGCTCAAAATCAACTGTGAAAGCAGTTTCCATCCAGGCACTTTCCCCCAAAAATTTTATGATTTTGGACTCTACTGGAGACTTACATATGTTGTGCCTGTCTAACCCTGTTGGTGGATCAAACATCAGTTCGCACATGATGCATTTGCCTCACAGTATGAAAGTGCAAAAGTTGGCTGTTCTTCCTGATATTTCTTCAA GAATTCAAACTTTCTGGATATCAGATGGATTCCACTCGGTGCACATGATGACAGCATCTGAAATGGATCCTGTTATTAAAAATGATGGAGATGAGAGTCAGGAAAAGTTAATGCAAATCTCAGGTTTTT TTATTCAAGCAATATTTGCTGCTGAAAAGATACAAGATCTTGTTCCATTGGCGGCAAATGCCTTTCTGATTCTTGGACAAG GAAATGTATGGGCTTATGCAATTCCTTGA